DNA sequence from the Thermovirga sp. genome:
CAGTTTGCAGGTGCTCGACAGGCTCAACCTTTCGCCCGCCGAAAGAGACTTGATCACCAAGGGACTTTTCGAACTGGGAGCGGCCGAGCACGGGCTCGGCGGGAGAGGGGAAAAGAAGCCCTCGAATATCTTCATGTTCCTGAAGGAGTACAGCCCCATAACGGCTTTCTACTGGGCCGCCGCCACCGAGCGCTGGCGGGTGAGGAGGAGGATACTCCTTTACCTGACCCGTCTCCAGAAGGTGGAGCCCATGCTCGTAGGGCGCGACCTGCTTGAGAGGGGTTACCAGGAAGGGCCCCTCATCGGGAGCATGCTTTCGAAATTGCAGATGGCCCGGCTGGACGGGGAAGTGGAAACCCGCGAAGATGAGATCGAATGGGTCGGGAGCCATTTCCCCGCCCGCTCCGAGGAGGTGTAACGCTTTGAGCAACATCCCCGCCCTGGGGGACCTGCTTCTGAGCCTGCCGGCTGTCCTCTGGGCCATAACCTTTCATGAATACTGTCACGGCTACGCCGCCAATTTCCTCGGTGACCCCACGGCGGCCAGGATGGGGCGGCTCACGCTCAACCCCCTGGCCCATCTTGACCCGATAGGGGCCCTGATGCTGCTCGTCTTCCGCTTTGGCTGGGCGAAGCCCGTACCGATCGATCCCAGGTACTTCAAGCGTCCCCGTCGCGACATGGCGATCGTTTCCCTGGCGGGTTCGGCGGGCAACCTGGCCACGGCGGCGGCCTGTGGGATCGTGGTGAGGCTTTTCCCGGGTCCCTTCATATCCATCCCCGCCCTGGGGAGGTTCGTCATCCTCATGATCCTCATCAATCTCGGACTGGGCGTTTTCAACCTCGTACCCATCCCGCCCCTTGACGGCTCAAAGCTGGTATCCCTGTTCCTGCCTCCCTCGTGGCTGAGGGGCTTTTACTGGCTCGAAAGGTACGGGATCTTCATCCTGATGATCCTTTTAGCCCTGGGGGTGGTCCAGGCGGTGATCAGTCCGGTGATAATGACCCTCTTCCACTTGATACTCTGATTACCGGAAGGAGTGTGCAAGCCTTTGAAAATTCTCGTCTCCAACGACGATGGCGTCTTTGCCCCGGGAATAATCCTGCTGGTCAGGGAACTTCGCGACCAGGGCCACGAGCCCAGCGTGGTAGCCCCCGACAGGGAAAGAAGCAGCGTGGGGCACGCCATAACCCTTCACAGGCCCCTCAGGTTGAGGAAGGTCGAGGGGGGAGGGTATCCGAAAGACCTGGAGGTCCACTCCTGCGACGGAACCCCCTCGGATTGCGTGGTCCTCGGCCTGGAAGCCATCGCCCCTGGTTCGGAGGTCGTGGTCTCGGGGATAAACCGGGGACCCAACCTC
Encoded proteins:
- a CDS encoding site-2 protease family protein, which codes for MRSNGSGAISPPAPRRCNALSNIPALGDLLLSLPAVLWAITFHEYCHGYAANFLGDPTAARMGRLTLNPLAHLDPIGALMLLVFRFGWAKPVPIDPRYFKRPRRDMAIVSLAGSAGNLATAAACGIVVRLFPGPFISIPALGRFVILMILINLGLGVFNLVPIPPLDGSKLVSLFLPPSWLRGFYWLERYGIFILMILLALGVVQAVISPVIMTLFHLIL